One region of Thunnus albacares chromosome 8, fThuAlb1.1, whole genome shotgun sequence genomic DNA includes:
- the cep85 gene encoding centrosomal protein of 85 kDa isoform X2, whose translation MKTSQRYIDSKPAARFADMEWQTPAVSEKFQSRFGRRPGTSDSGDTGLGTSASDSAEDFCSSSSSPSFQPIRSQIPIPTAHVMPSTAGAPASKPQVSVQEDSQSSVEGHRSSSGSRTPSGSTSKSSSLSKSASSPNLDAQAGVGSDPVGPKPDCLSRYRSLVNGLDHSLFPTDHTRVDEGQRFDTPAVEPTLNQSALLGGLCPDVRLRLQTGIRDTADCVSEAYRGAMEHSYKVLPEARPGVSGIAEPSSQRVSQPGGAGSASVYASPLSLQTQALLREHAGSKGYEPLRQDRCSELSSWQQQQQHKQQLESLRLQVEQMQLMSAGVGQYPSLYPTPVHTESGKWDALVKASESLLKEKELIIERQKQHMNHLEQRLRESELQVHGALLSRGASYGDMCMLRLQEAQRENAFLRAQFAERTDCVALEKAEAEHRLGAVEAETRRLTDSLKETCERHAEEMKKQEERIRSRDKHISNLKKKCQKESELKRENQQRIETLERYLADLPTLEDYQSQNKQLLEAEQQAAQLQDKVRELEVCLEATRSQLREKDTQLEEQKRRERDLLTTITDMQQRVQQGLEDGARLPTLDIEKLRVENCALREEQQKLKKVIEKQHRMMEQLGSQIQTLEEQISQEDSSSQALREEVMAKEQNVSELRTAMKELSAQNQELMEQNLTLQEQISNPEQRSTNQASSALQPAGALLTQRLHVEIASCLSDLRSLCSILTQRAQGQDPNLSLLLGLTSPPPVAGQDEDWMSPEVLQKKLVEAQQLRRDVEELRNVILDRYAQDMGENCITQ comes from the exons ATTTCTGCAGTTCCAGCAGCAGCCCCTCTTTCCAACCCATTCGCAGTCAGATTCCTATACCCACTGCACATGTCATGCCATCCACGGCCGGAGCCCCGGCCTCTAAGCCCCAGGTGTCTGTCCAGGAGGACTCCCAGTCCTCAGTCGAGGGTCACAGGTCTTCCTCTGGCTCTAGAACTCCGAGCGGCTCCACCTCCAAGTCTTCCTCCCTCTCCAAATCAGCTTCTTCGCCCAACTTGGATGCTCAGGCTGGTGTGGGAAGCGACCCTGTGGGGCCAAAACCAGACTGCCTGAGCCGCTACCGAAGCCTCGTCAATGGGCTGGACCACTCACTTTTCCCCACAGATCACACACGAGTGGACGAAGGCCAGAGGTTTGACACTCCCGCTGTGGAACCCACGCTAAATCAGTCAGCCCTGTTGGGGGGGTTATGCCCTGATGTTAGACTCCGATTACAAACAGGGATTAGAGACACCGCAGACTGTGTGTCTGAGGCCTACAGGGGAGCCATGGAGCACAGCTATAAGGTTCTGCCTGAAGCTAGGCCGGGTGTCTCCGGCATAGCAGAGCCCTCCAGCCAGAGGGTTAGTCAGCCTGGTGGAGCCGGATCGGCCAGCGTTTATGCAAGCCCTCTCAGCCTGCAGACACAGGCTCTGCTGAGGGAGCACGCAGGCTCCAAGGGTTATGAGCCACTGCGGCAGGACAGATGTAGTGAACTTTCCAGCtggcagcaacaacagcaacataaGCAGCAATTGGAGAGTTTACGCCTGCAAGTGGAACAAATGCAG TTAATGAGTGCTGGAGTGGGTCAGTATCCATCTTTGTACCCGACGCCTGTGCACACAGAGTCTGGCAAGTGGGACGCTCTGGTCAAAGCCAGTGAGAGTCTGCTAAAGGAGAAGGAGCTTATTATTGAGCG ACAAAAGCAACATATGAACCACTTGGAGCAGCGTCTGAGGGAAAGCGAGCTGCAAGTCCATGGAGCCCTCCTGAGCAGAGGGGCCTCTTATGGGGACATGTGTATGCTCCGACTACAG GAAGCTCAGCGGGAGAACGCCTTCCTGCGGGCGCAGTTTGCCGAGCGCACCGACTGCGTTGCCCTGGAAAAAGCAGAGGCAGAGCACAGGCTGGGGGCGGTTGAGGCCGAGACACGCCGACTAACCGACAGCCTGAAAGAGACCTGTGAGAGACACGCAGAGGAGAtgaaaaaacaggaagagagg ATCCGTAGTCGAGACAAGCACATCAGCAACCTTAAGAAGAAGTGTCAGAAGGAGTCGGAGCTGAAGAGAGAGAACCAGCAGCGTATTGAGACTCTGGAGCGTTATCTAGCTGACCTGCCCACCTTGGAGGACTACCAGAGCCAGAACAAGCAG ctTCTGGAGGCCGAGCAGCAAGCAGCTCAGCTACAAGACAAAGTAAGAGAGTTGGAGGTCTGTCTAGAGGCGACGCGCTCACAGCTACGGGAaaaggacacacagctggaggAGCAGAAACGCAGGGAGAGAGACTTGCTGACCACCATTACaga CATGCAGCAGCGGGTGCAGCAGGGCCTCGAGGATGGAGCCCGACTGCCAACCCTTGATATCGAGAAGCTCAGAGTAGAGAACTGTGCTTTgagagaggagcagcagaaactgaaaaag GTTATTGAGAAGCAACACCGGATGATGGAACAGCTCGGCTCCCAGATTCAG ACTTTGGAGGAGCAGATATCTCAGGAAGATAGCAGCTCTCAGGCTCTGAGAGAGGAGGTGATGGCCAAAGAACAGAACGTGTCAGAGCTCCGCACAGCCATGAAGGAG CTTTCAGCCCAGAACCAAGAACTGATGGAGCAGAATCTGACCCTGCAGGAGCAGATAAGCAATCCAGAGCAGAGGAGCACTAACCAGGCTTCCTCTGCCTTACAGCCAGCCGGAGCTCTTCTGACACAGAGGCTTCACGTGGAGATCGCGTCTTGCCTCAGTGACCTGCGCTCCCTGTGCAGCATTCTGACCCAGAGAGCCCAGGGACAAGACCCCAACCTCTCCCTGCTGCTGGGCCTCACAT CCCCTCCACCAGTGGCAGGACAGGACGAGGACTGGATGAGTCCAGAGGTGCTGCAGAAGAAGCTGGTCGAAGCTCAGCAGCTCCGTCGAGATGTCGAGGAATTACGTAACGTAATACTGGATCGGTACGCGCAGGACATGGGAGAAAACTGCATCACTCAATAA
- the cep85 gene encoding centrosomal protein of 85 kDa isoform X1, whose amino-acid sequence MSLIGDIVLYGMKTSQRYIDSKPAARFADMEWQTPAVSEKFQSRFGRRPGTSDSGDTGLGTSASDSAEDFCSSSSSPSFQPIRSQIPIPTAHVMPSTAGAPASKPQVSVQEDSQSSVEGHRSSSGSRTPSGSTSKSSSLSKSASSPNLDAQAGVGSDPVGPKPDCLSRYRSLVNGLDHSLFPTDHTRVDEGQRFDTPAVEPTLNQSALLGGLCPDVRLRLQTGIRDTADCVSEAYRGAMEHSYKVLPEARPGVSGIAEPSSQRVSQPGGAGSASVYASPLSLQTQALLREHAGSKGYEPLRQDRCSELSSWQQQQQHKQQLESLRLQVEQMQLMSAGVGQYPSLYPTPVHTESGKWDALVKASESLLKEKELIIERQKQHMNHLEQRLRESELQVHGALLSRGASYGDMCMLRLQEAQRENAFLRAQFAERTDCVALEKAEAEHRLGAVEAETRRLTDSLKETCERHAEEMKKQEERIRSRDKHISNLKKKCQKESELKRENQQRIETLERYLADLPTLEDYQSQNKQLLEAEQQAAQLQDKVRELEVCLEATRSQLREKDTQLEEQKRRERDLLTTITDMQQRVQQGLEDGARLPTLDIEKLRVENCALREEQQKLKKVIEKQHRMMEQLGSQIQTLEEQISQEDSSSQALREEVMAKEQNVSELRTAMKELSAQNQELMEQNLTLQEQISNPEQRSTNQASSALQPAGALLTQRLHVEIASCLSDLRSLCSILTQRAQGQDPNLSLLLGLTSPPPVAGQDEDWMSPEVLQKKLVEAQQLRRDVEELRNVILDRYAQDMGENCITQ is encoded by the exons ATTTCTGCAGTTCCAGCAGCAGCCCCTCTTTCCAACCCATTCGCAGTCAGATTCCTATACCCACTGCACATGTCATGCCATCCACGGCCGGAGCCCCGGCCTCTAAGCCCCAGGTGTCTGTCCAGGAGGACTCCCAGTCCTCAGTCGAGGGTCACAGGTCTTCCTCTGGCTCTAGAACTCCGAGCGGCTCCACCTCCAAGTCTTCCTCCCTCTCCAAATCAGCTTCTTCGCCCAACTTGGATGCTCAGGCTGGTGTGGGAAGCGACCCTGTGGGGCCAAAACCAGACTGCCTGAGCCGCTACCGAAGCCTCGTCAATGGGCTGGACCACTCACTTTTCCCCACAGATCACACACGAGTGGACGAAGGCCAGAGGTTTGACACTCCCGCTGTGGAACCCACGCTAAATCAGTCAGCCCTGTTGGGGGGGTTATGCCCTGATGTTAGACTCCGATTACAAACAGGGATTAGAGACACCGCAGACTGTGTGTCTGAGGCCTACAGGGGAGCCATGGAGCACAGCTATAAGGTTCTGCCTGAAGCTAGGCCGGGTGTCTCCGGCATAGCAGAGCCCTCCAGCCAGAGGGTTAGTCAGCCTGGTGGAGCCGGATCGGCCAGCGTTTATGCAAGCCCTCTCAGCCTGCAGACACAGGCTCTGCTGAGGGAGCACGCAGGCTCCAAGGGTTATGAGCCACTGCGGCAGGACAGATGTAGTGAACTTTCCAGCtggcagcaacaacagcaacataaGCAGCAATTGGAGAGTTTACGCCTGCAAGTGGAACAAATGCAG TTAATGAGTGCTGGAGTGGGTCAGTATCCATCTTTGTACCCGACGCCTGTGCACACAGAGTCTGGCAAGTGGGACGCTCTGGTCAAAGCCAGTGAGAGTCTGCTAAAGGAGAAGGAGCTTATTATTGAGCG ACAAAAGCAACATATGAACCACTTGGAGCAGCGTCTGAGGGAAAGCGAGCTGCAAGTCCATGGAGCCCTCCTGAGCAGAGGGGCCTCTTATGGGGACATGTGTATGCTCCGACTACAG GAAGCTCAGCGGGAGAACGCCTTCCTGCGGGCGCAGTTTGCCGAGCGCACCGACTGCGTTGCCCTGGAAAAAGCAGAGGCAGAGCACAGGCTGGGGGCGGTTGAGGCCGAGACACGCCGACTAACCGACAGCCTGAAAGAGACCTGTGAGAGACACGCAGAGGAGAtgaaaaaacaggaagagagg ATCCGTAGTCGAGACAAGCACATCAGCAACCTTAAGAAGAAGTGTCAGAAGGAGTCGGAGCTGAAGAGAGAGAACCAGCAGCGTATTGAGACTCTGGAGCGTTATCTAGCTGACCTGCCCACCTTGGAGGACTACCAGAGCCAGAACAAGCAG ctTCTGGAGGCCGAGCAGCAAGCAGCTCAGCTACAAGACAAAGTAAGAGAGTTGGAGGTCTGTCTAGAGGCGACGCGCTCACAGCTACGGGAaaaggacacacagctggaggAGCAGAAACGCAGGGAGAGAGACTTGCTGACCACCATTACaga CATGCAGCAGCGGGTGCAGCAGGGCCTCGAGGATGGAGCCCGACTGCCAACCCTTGATATCGAGAAGCTCAGAGTAGAGAACTGTGCTTTgagagaggagcagcagaaactgaaaaag GTTATTGAGAAGCAACACCGGATGATGGAACAGCTCGGCTCCCAGATTCAG ACTTTGGAGGAGCAGATATCTCAGGAAGATAGCAGCTCTCAGGCTCTGAGAGAGGAGGTGATGGCCAAAGAACAGAACGTGTCAGAGCTCCGCACAGCCATGAAGGAG CTTTCAGCCCAGAACCAAGAACTGATGGAGCAGAATCTGACCCTGCAGGAGCAGATAAGCAATCCAGAGCAGAGGAGCACTAACCAGGCTTCCTCTGCCTTACAGCCAGCCGGAGCTCTTCTGACACAGAGGCTTCACGTGGAGATCGCGTCTTGCCTCAGTGACCTGCGCTCCCTGTGCAGCATTCTGACCCAGAGAGCCCAGGGACAAGACCCCAACCTCTCCCTGCTGCTGGGCCTCACAT CCCCTCCACCAGTGGCAGGACAGGACGAGGACTGGATGAGTCCAGAGGTGCTGCAGAAGAAGCTGGTCGAAGCTCAGCAGCTCCGTCGAGATGTCGAGGAATTACGTAACGTAATACTGGATCGGTACGCGCAGGACATGGGAGAAAACTGCATCACTCAATAA
- the cep85 gene encoding centrosomal protein of 85 kDa isoform X4 — protein MPSTAGAPASKPQVSVQEDSQSSVEGHRSSSGSRTPSGSTSKSSSLSKSASSPNLDAQAGVGSDPVGPKPDCLSRYRSLVNGLDHSLFPTDHTRVDEGQRFDTPAVEPTLNQSALLGGLCPDVRLRLQTGIRDTADCVSEAYRGAMEHSYKVLPEARPGVSGIAEPSSQRVSQPGGAGSASVYASPLSLQTQALLREHAGSKGYEPLRQDRCSELSSWQQQQQHKQQLESLRLQVEQMQLMSAGVGQYPSLYPTPVHTESGKWDALVKASESLLKEKELIIERQKQHMNHLEQRLRESELQVHGALLSRGASYGDMCMLRLQEAQRENAFLRAQFAERTDCVALEKAEAEHRLGAVEAETRRLTDSLKETCERHAEEMKKQEERIRSRDKHISNLKKKCQKESELKRENQQRIETLERYLADLPTLEDYQSQNKQLLEAEQQAAQLQDKVRELEVCLEATRSQLREKDTQLEEQKRRERDLLTTITDMQQRVQQGLEDGARLPTLDIEKLRVENCALREEQQKLKKVIEKQHRMMEQLGSQIQTLEEQISQEDSSSQALREEVMAKEQNVSELRTAMKELSAQNQELMEQNLTLQEQISNPEQRSTNQASSALQPAGALLTQRLHVEIASCLSDLRSLCSILTQRAQGQDPNLSLLLGLTSPPPVAGQDEDWMSPEVLQKKLVEAQQLRRDVEELRNVILDRYAQDMGENCITQ, from the exons ATGCCATCCACGGCCGGAGCCCCGGCCTCTAAGCCCCAGGTGTCTGTCCAGGAGGACTCCCAGTCCTCAGTCGAGGGTCACAGGTCTTCCTCTGGCTCTAGAACTCCGAGCGGCTCCACCTCCAAGTCTTCCTCCCTCTCCAAATCAGCTTCTTCGCCCAACTTGGATGCTCAGGCTGGTGTGGGAAGCGACCCTGTGGGGCCAAAACCAGACTGCCTGAGCCGCTACCGAAGCCTCGTCAATGGGCTGGACCACTCACTTTTCCCCACAGATCACACACGAGTGGACGAAGGCCAGAGGTTTGACACTCCCGCTGTGGAACCCACGCTAAATCAGTCAGCCCTGTTGGGGGGGTTATGCCCTGATGTTAGACTCCGATTACAAACAGGGATTAGAGACACCGCAGACTGTGTGTCTGAGGCCTACAGGGGAGCCATGGAGCACAGCTATAAGGTTCTGCCTGAAGCTAGGCCGGGTGTCTCCGGCATAGCAGAGCCCTCCAGCCAGAGGGTTAGTCAGCCTGGTGGAGCCGGATCGGCCAGCGTTTATGCAAGCCCTCTCAGCCTGCAGACACAGGCTCTGCTGAGGGAGCACGCAGGCTCCAAGGGTTATGAGCCACTGCGGCAGGACAGATGTAGTGAACTTTCCAGCtggcagcaacaacagcaacataaGCAGCAATTGGAGAGTTTACGCCTGCAAGTGGAACAAATGCAG TTAATGAGTGCTGGAGTGGGTCAGTATCCATCTTTGTACCCGACGCCTGTGCACACAGAGTCTGGCAAGTGGGACGCTCTGGTCAAAGCCAGTGAGAGTCTGCTAAAGGAGAAGGAGCTTATTATTGAGCG ACAAAAGCAACATATGAACCACTTGGAGCAGCGTCTGAGGGAAAGCGAGCTGCAAGTCCATGGAGCCCTCCTGAGCAGAGGGGCCTCTTATGGGGACATGTGTATGCTCCGACTACAG GAAGCTCAGCGGGAGAACGCCTTCCTGCGGGCGCAGTTTGCCGAGCGCACCGACTGCGTTGCCCTGGAAAAAGCAGAGGCAGAGCACAGGCTGGGGGCGGTTGAGGCCGAGACACGCCGACTAACCGACAGCCTGAAAGAGACCTGTGAGAGACACGCAGAGGAGAtgaaaaaacaggaagagagg ATCCGTAGTCGAGACAAGCACATCAGCAACCTTAAGAAGAAGTGTCAGAAGGAGTCGGAGCTGAAGAGAGAGAACCAGCAGCGTATTGAGACTCTGGAGCGTTATCTAGCTGACCTGCCCACCTTGGAGGACTACCAGAGCCAGAACAAGCAG ctTCTGGAGGCCGAGCAGCAAGCAGCTCAGCTACAAGACAAAGTAAGAGAGTTGGAGGTCTGTCTAGAGGCGACGCGCTCACAGCTACGGGAaaaggacacacagctggaggAGCAGAAACGCAGGGAGAGAGACTTGCTGACCACCATTACaga CATGCAGCAGCGGGTGCAGCAGGGCCTCGAGGATGGAGCCCGACTGCCAACCCTTGATATCGAGAAGCTCAGAGTAGAGAACTGTGCTTTgagagaggagcagcagaaactgaaaaag GTTATTGAGAAGCAACACCGGATGATGGAACAGCTCGGCTCCCAGATTCAG ACTTTGGAGGAGCAGATATCTCAGGAAGATAGCAGCTCTCAGGCTCTGAGAGAGGAGGTGATGGCCAAAGAACAGAACGTGTCAGAGCTCCGCACAGCCATGAAGGAG CTTTCAGCCCAGAACCAAGAACTGATGGAGCAGAATCTGACCCTGCAGGAGCAGATAAGCAATCCAGAGCAGAGGAGCACTAACCAGGCTTCCTCTGCCTTACAGCCAGCCGGAGCTCTTCTGACACAGAGGCTTCACGTGGAGATCGCGTCTTGCCTCAGTGACCTGCGCTCCCTGTGCAGCATTCTGACCCAGAGAGCCCAGGGACAAGACCCCAACCTCTCCCTGCTGCTGGGCCTCACAT CCCCTCCACCAGTGGCAGGACAGGACGAGGACTGGATGAGTCCAGAGGTGCTGCAGAAGAAGCTGGTCGAAGCTCAGCAGCTCCGTCGAGATGTCGAGGAATTACGTAACGTAATACTGGATCGGTACGCGCAGGACATGGGAGAAAACTGCATCACTCAATAA
- the cep85 gene encoding centrosomal protein of 85 kDa isoform X3, with product MSLIGDIVLYGMKTSQRYIDSKPAARFADMEWQTPAVSEKFQSRFGRRPGTSDSGDTGLGTSASDSAEDFCSSSSSPSFQPIRSQIPIPTAHVMPSTAGAPASKPQVSVQEDSQSSVEGHRSSSGSRTPSGSTSKSSSLSKSASSPNLDAQAGVGSDPVGPKPDCLSRYRSLVNGLDHSLFPTDHTRVDEGQRFDTPAVEPTLNQSALLGGLCPDVRLRLQTGIRDTADCVSEAYRGAMEHSYKVLPEARPGVSGIAEPSSQRVSQPGGAGSASVYASPLSLQTQALLREHAGSKGYEPLRQDRCSELSSWQQQQQHKQQLESLRLQVEQMQLMSAGVGQYPSLYPTPVHTESGKWDALVKASESLLKEKELIIERQKQHMNHLEQRLRESELQVHGALLSRGASYGDMCMLRLQEAQRENAFLRAQFAERTDCVALEKAEAEHRLGAVEAETRRLTDSLKETCERHAEEMKKQEERIRSRDKHISNLKKKCQKESELKRENQQRIETLERYLADLPTLEDYQSQNKQLLEAEQQAAQLQDKVRELEVCLEATRSQLREKDTQLEEQKRRERDLLTTITDMQQRVQQGLEDGARLPTLDIEKLRVENCALREEQQKLKKVIEKQHRMMEQLGSQIQTLEEQISQEDSSSQALREEVMAKEQNVSELRTAMKEPAGALLTQRLHVEIASCLSDLRSLCSILTQRAQGQDPNLSLLLGLTSPPPVAGQDEDWMSPEVLQKKLVEAQQLRRDVEELRNVILDRYAQDMGENCITQ from the exons ATTTCTGCAGTTCCAGCAGCAGCCCCTCTTTCCAACCCATTCGCAGTCAGATTCCTATACCCACTGCACATGTCATGCCATCCACGGCCGGAGCCCCGGCCTCTAAGCCCCAGGTGTCTGTCCAGGAGGACTCCCAGTCCTCAGTCGAGGGTCACAGGTCTTCCTCTGGCTCTAGAACTCCGAGCGGCTCCACCTCCAAGTCTTCCTCCCTCTCCAAATCAGCTTCTTCGCCCAACTTGGATGCTCAGGCTGGTGTGGGAAGCGACCCTGTGGGGCCAAAACCAGACTGCCTGAGCCGCTACCGAAGCCTCGTCAATGGGCTGGACCACTCACTTTTCCCCACAGATCACACACGAGTGGACGAAGGCCAGAGGTTTGACACTCCCGCTGTGGAACCCACGCTAAATCAGTCAGCCCTGTTGGGGGGGTTATGCCCTGATGTTAGACTCCGATTACAAACAGGGATTAGAGACACCGCAGACTGTGTGTCTGAGGCCTACAGGGGAGCCATGGAGCACAGCTATAAGGTTCTGCCTGAAGCTAGGCCGGGTGTCTCCGGCATAGCAGAGCCCTCCAGCCAGAGGGTTAGTCAGCCTGGTGGAGCCGGATCGGCCAGCGTTTATGCAAGCCCTCTCAGCCTGCAGACACAGGCTCTGCTGAGGGAGCACGCAGGCTCCAAGGGTTATGAGCCACTGCGGCAGGACAGATGTAGTGAACTTTCCAGCtggcagcaacaacagcaacataaGCAGCAATTGGAGAGTTTACGCCTGCAAGTGGAACAAATGCAG TTAATGAGTGCTGGAGTGGGTCAGTATCCATCTTTGTACCCGACGCCTGTGCACACAGAGTCTGGCAAGTGGGACGCTCTGGTCAAAGCCAGTGAGAGTCTGCTAAAGGAGAAGGAGCTTATTATTGAGCG ACAAAAGCAACATATGAACCACTTGGAGCAGCGTCTGAGGGAAAGCGAGCTGCAAGTCCATGGAGCCCTCCTGAGCAGAGGGGCCTCTTATGGGGACATGTGTATGCTCCGACTACAG GAAGCTCAGCGGGAGAACGCCTTCCTGCGGGCGCAGTTTGCCGAGCGCACCGACTGCGTTGCCCTGGAAAAAGCAGAGGCAGAGCACAGGCTGGGGGCGGTTGAGGCCGAGACACGCCGACTAACCGACAGCCTGAAAGAGACCTGTGAGAGACACGCAGAGGAGAtgaaaaaacaggaagagagg ATCCGTAGTCGAGACAAGCACATCAGCAACCTTAAGAAGAAGTGTCAGAAGGAGTCGGAGCTGAAGAGAGAGAACCAGCAGCGTATTGAGACTCTGGAGCGTTATCTAGCTGACCTGCCCACCTTGGAGGACTACCAGAGCCAGAACAAGCAG ctTCTGGAGGCCGAGCAGCAAGCAGCTCAGCTACAAGACAAAGTAAGAGAGTTGGAGGTCTGTCTAGAGGCGACGCGCTCACAGCTACGGGAaaaggacacacagctggaggAGCAGAAACGCAGGGAGAGAGACTTGCTGACCACCATTACaga CATGCAGCAGCGGGTGCAGCAGGGCCTCGAGGATGGAGCCCGACTGCCAACCCTTGATATCGAGAAGCTCAGAGTAGAGAACTGTGCTTTgagagaggagcagcagaaactgaaaaag GTTATTGAGAAGCAACACCGGATGATGGAACAGCTCGGCTCCCAGATTCAG ACTTTGGAGGAGCAGATATCTCAGGAAGATAGCAGCTCTCAGGCTCTGAGAGAGGAGGTGATGGCCAAAGAACAGAACGTGTCAGAGCTCCGCACAGCCATGAAGGAG CCAGCCGGAGCTCTTCTGACACAGAGGCTTCACGTGGAGATCGCGTCTTGCCTCAGTGACCTGCGCTCCCTGTGCAGCATTCTGACCCAGAGAGCCCAGGGACAAGACCCCAACCTCTCCCTGCTGCTGGGCCTCACAT CCCCTCCACCAGTGGCAGGACAGGACGAGGACTGGATGAGTCCAGAGGTGCTGCAGAAGAAGCTGGTCGAAGCTCAGCAGCTCCGTCGAGATGTCGAGGAATTACGTAACGTAATACTGGATCGGTACGCGCAGGACATGGGAGAAAACTGCATCACTCAATAA